In the genome of Tropicibacter oceani, one region contains:
- the sciP gene encoding CtrA inhibitor SciP: MYLKKIEGPRAVKLPDGSVMTRADLPPAETRRWVASRKAAVVKAVQFGLITSDHAMERYGLSAEELMAWVRASARHGEDALKATRVQKYRQP, encoded by the coding sequence ATGTACCTGAAAAAGATCGAAGGACCGCGCGCCGTCAAGCTGCCCGACGGCAGCGTCATGACACGGGCCGATCTGCCCCCGGCCGAAACGCGCCGCTGGGTCGCCTCGCGCAAGGCTGCCGTGGTCAAGGCCGTGCAATTTGGCCTGATCACCAGCGATCACGCCATGGAACGCTATGGTCTGAGCGCCGAGGAACTGATGGCCTGGGTTCGCGCCTCGGCCCGCCATGGCGAGGATGCGCTTAAAGCCACCCGGGTGCAAAAATATCGTCAACCATAA
- the ctrA gene encoding response regulator transcription factor CtrA, producing the protein MRILLVEDDPTTSKSIELMLSHANLNVYATDLGEEGIDLAKLYDYDLILLDLNLPDINGHEVLRQLRVARIETPILILSGEDDTQSKIKGFGFGADDYMTKPFHRDELIARIHAIIRRSKGHSQSVIRTGKISVNLDAKTVEVAGKSVHLTGKEYQMLELLSLRKGTTLTKEMFLNHLYGGMDEPELKIIDVFICKLRKKLSEATGDDNYIETVWGRGYVLRDPDPSQDEPKRLAASA; encoded by the coding sequence ATGCGCATCCTACTGGTGGAAGACGACCCCACGACCTCCAAAAGCATCGAATTGATGCTGTCCCATGCCAATTTGAACGTCTACGCGACCGACCTTGGCGAAGAGGGAATCGATCTTGCCAAGCTGTATGATTACGATCTGATCCTGCTTGACCTGAACCTGCCGGACATCAACGGCCACGAGGTGTTGCGCCAGCTGCGTGTCGCACGAATCGAAACGCCGATCCTGATCCTGTCGGGCGAGGATGACACCCAGAGCAAGATCAAGGGATTCGGGTTCGGTGCCGATGACTACATGACCAAACCGTTCCACCGGGACGAACTGATTGCCCGCATCCACGCGATCATCCGCCGCTCCAAGGGGCATTCGCAGTCGGTCATCCGCACCGGCAAGATTTCGGTCAACCTGGATGCCAAGACGGTCGAAGTGGCCGGCAAGTCGGTGCATCTGACCGGCAAGGAATACCAGATGCTGGAACTGCTCAGCCTGCGCAAGGGGACGACCCTGACCAAGGAAATGTTCCTGAACCACCTGTATGGCGGCATGGACGAACCCGAGCTGAAGATCATCGACGTCTTCATCTGCAAACTGCGCAAGAAACTGTCCGAGGCGACCGGTGACGACAACTATATCGAAACCGTCTGGGGCCGCGGCTATGTGCTGCGCGATCCCGATCCCAGCCAGGATGAACCCAAGCGGCTGGCTGCCAGCGCCTGA
- the ligA gene encoding NAD-dependent DNA ligase LigA has translation MAEKTVEALSEDEARAELARLAQVLAQANQAYHTQDAPEISDADYDRLKQRNAAIEALFPDLKRDDSPSDQVGAAPAEGFSKVRHAVRMMSLSNAFDDADIVDFDKSIRRYLGLAETDPLHYTAEPKIDGLSLSLRYENGVLMQAATRGDGAEGENVTANARTIADIPHRLTGAPEVLEVRGEVYMSHADFAALNARQAERGGKTFANPRNAAAGSLRQLDPAITRERPLRFFAYSWGEVSAPLAQTQMGAIERLAELGFETNDLTVRCDSPQQMLAHYARIEEQRATLGYDIDGVVYKLDDLALQGRLGFRSTTPRWAIAHKFPAELAWTRLEAIDIQVGRTGALSPVARLTPVTVGGVVVSNATLHNEDYIAGRDSEGQPIRDGKDIRIGDWVQVYRAGDVIPKIADVDLSKRPEGAQPYDFPKTCPECGSDAIREEGDAVRRCSGGMICPAQAIEKLRHFVSRAAFDIEGLGARQVEQFHTDGWVKEPADIFDLKQKYGSGLQQLKNREGWGEKSANNLFDAIDERRKIALGRVIFALGIRHVGESASNLLARHYGTWAQFEQAMVDAAALEGPAWDELLSIDGVGKVLAQSLVSAMNQEAERASIDRLVAHLDIQPAERPATEGSPVAGKTVVFTGSLEKMTRAEAKARAESLGAKVAGSVSKKTDIVVAGPGAGSKEKKALELGLTVLDEDGWLELIGG, from the coding sequence ATGGCCGAAAAGACCGTAGAGGCGCTGAGCGAGGACGAGGCGCGTGCCGAACTGGCCCGGCTTGCGCAGGTTCTGGCGCAAGCCAACCAAGCCTATCACACGCAGGATGCCCCCGAGATTTCGGATGCCGACTATGATCGGCTGAAACAGCGCAATGCCGCGATCGAGGCGCTGTTTCCCGATCTGAAACGCGACGACAGCCCGTCAGATCAGGTTGGTGCGGCCCCTGCCGAAGGCTTTTCCAAGGTTCGTCATGCTGTGCGCATGATGTCGCTGTCGAATGCCTTCGACGATGCCGATATCGTGGATTTCGACAAATCCATCCGCCGCTACCTGGGGCTGGCCGAGACCGATCCGCTGCATTACACGGCCGAGCCCAAGATCGACGGGTTGTCCCTGTCGTTGCGCTATGAAAACGGCGTGTTGATGCAGGCCGCCACCCGCGGCGATGGGGCCGAGGGCGAAAACGTCACGGCCAATGCCCGCACCATCGCCGATATCCCGCACCGGTTGACCGGCGCGCCCGAGGTTCTGGAAGTGCGCGGCGAAGTCTACATGAGCCACGCGGATTTTGCCGCGCTCAACGCCCGCCAGGCCGAGCGGGGGGGCAAGACCTTTGCCAACCCGCGCAATGCCGCCGCCGGCAGCCTGCGCCAGCTTGATCCCGCCATCACGCGCGAACGCCCCTTGCGCTTTTTCGCCTATTCCTGGGGAGAGGTTTCCGCCCCGCTGGCGCAAACCCAGATGGGCGCGATTGAACGGCTGGCGGAATTGGGCTTTGAAACCAATGACCTGACCGTCCGCTGCGACAGCCCGCAGCAGATGTTGGCGCATTATGCCCGGATCGAGGAACAACGCGCCACCCTTGGCTATGACATTGACGGGGTGGTCTACAAACTCGACGATCTGGCGTTGCAGGGGCGGCTGGGCTTTCGCTCGACCACGCCGCGATGGGCCATCGCGCATAAATTCCCGGCCGAACTGGCCTGGACCCGGCTGGAAGCCATCGACATCCAGGTCGGCCGCACCGGCGCGCTGTCCCCGGTGGCGCGCCTGACGCCGGTGACCGTCGGCGGCGTCGTGGTGTCCAACGCCACCCTGCACAACGAAGACTATATCGCCGGGCGCGACAGCGAAGGCCAGCCGATCCGCGACGGCAAGGACATTCGCATCGGCGATTGGGTGCAGGTTTACCGCGCCGGCGACGTGATCCCCAAGATTGCCGATGTCGACCTGTCGAAACGGCCCGAGGGCGCGCAGCCCTATGACTTTCCCAAGACCTGCCCGGAGTGCGGCTCGGACGCGATCCGGGAAGAGGGCGACGCGGTGCGGCGCTGTTCGGGCGGGATGATCTGCCCGGCCCAGGCGATCGAGAAGCTGCGGCACTTCGTATCGCGCGCGGCCTTTGACATCGAAGGGCTGGGCGCCCGCCAGGTCGAACAGTTCCACACCGACGGCTGGGTGAAGGAACCCGCCGATATCTTTGATCTGAAACAGAAATACGGCAGCGGCCTGCAGCAGCTGAAGAACCGCGAAGGCTGGGGCGAGAAATCCGCCAACAACCTGTTCGACGCCATTGATGAACGCCGCAAGATCGCGCTTGGCCGGGTGATCTTTGCCCTTGGCATCCGGCATGTGGGGGAAAGCGCCTCGAACCTGTTGGCGCGTCACTATGGCACCTGGGCGCAGTTCGAACAGGCCATGGTTGACGCCGCCGCGCTGGAAGGCCCGGCCTGGGACGAACTGCTGTCGATCGACGGGGTCGGCAAGGTCCTGGCCCAGTCGCTGGTCTCTGCCATGAACCAGGAAGCCGAGCGCGCCTCGATCGACCGGCTGGTGGCGCATCTGGATATCCAACCCGCCGAACGCCCCGCGACCGAGGGCAGCCCGGTGGCCGGCAAGACCGTGGTCTTTACCGGATCGCTGGAAAAGATGACCCGCGCCGAGGCCAAGGCCCGCGCCGAATCCCTGGGCGCCAAGGTGGCCGGTTCGGTTTCGAAGAAAACCGATATCGTGGTGGCGGGCCCGGGCGCGGGCAGCAAGGAAAAAAAGGCGCTGGAACTGGGGCTTACGGTTCTGGATGAAGACGGCTGGCTGGAGTTGATCGGCGGATGA
- the recG gene encoding ATP-dependent DNA helicase RecG → MTGRPEILWPLFADIKGLEGIGPKTAQALEHLDILAPRDLLYTLPYAIIDRRLRDTVQGADLPGVVTVSVTVAQHRVPSKRGAPYRIEVDDAQTRFQLVFFHPRPDYLQRILPTGQKRIVSGRVELFDGVPQMVHPEHVLTPDEAGDLPQFEPVYPLTAGVTQKTMAKAMADALTRLPELAEWIDGAQARQEGWPGWAEALRRAHAPSSMDDLTATAPARARLAYDELMAHQLTLALARADRRKTRGIVTKGTGRLQSKVLKSLPYKPTGAQLRAMGEIAEDMAKPDKMNRLLQGDVGAGKTLVAFMALLVAVEAGGQGVMMAPTEILARQHLEGLQPLAESAGVVLELLTGRDKGADRKAKLAALARGDIQILVGTHAVFQKDVEFHDLRLAIVDEQHRFGVRQRLELGKKGQGADVLVMTATPIPRSLALAQYGDMDVSVLDEKPPGRTPVKTALVSTERMAEVVDHLRAAIAEGRQAYWVCPLVEESEASDLIAAEARFKQLRAALGDGVVGLVHGQMPHDVKDAAMADFVAGKTSVLVATTVIEVGVNVPNASIMVVERAEIFGLAQLHQLRGRVGRGEAASTCLLMYQSPLSEGGLKRLTTLRETDDGFRIAEVDLEMRGAGDLIGTAQSGLPRFRVADLERQAALMAVAQSDARRLLAEDPALETPRGKAARHLLWLMRQDEAIRLIGVG, encoded by the coding sequence ATGACGGGGCGGCCGGAAATCCTGTGGCCGCTGTTTGCCGACATCAAGGGGCTTGAGGGCATCGGCCCCAAGACCGCGCAGGCGCTGGAACATCTGGACATCCTGGCGCCGCGCGACCTGCTGTACACCTTGCCCTATGCGATCATCGACCGGCGGCTGCGCGACACGGTGCAGGGGGCCGATCTGCCCGGCGTGGTCACCGTTTCCGTGACGGTGGCCCAGCACCGGGTGCCGTCAAAACGCGGCGCGCCCTACCGGATCGAGGTGGACGACGCCCAGACACGGTTTCAGCTGGTGTTCTTCCATCCGCGCCCCGATTACCTGCAGCGCATCCTGCCAACCGGGCAAAAGCGCATCGTGTCCGGGCGGGTCGAGCTGTTCGATGGCGTGCCGCAGATGGTGCACCCCGAACACGTGCTGACGCCGGACGAGGCGGGGGATCTGCCGCAGTTCGAACCGGTCTATCCGTTGACCGCCGGGGTGACGCAGAAAACCATGGCCAAGGCGATGGCGGATGCGCTGACCCGGCTGCCAGAGCTTGCGGAATGGATCGACGGGGCGCAGGCCCGACAAGAGGGCTGGCCCGGCTGGGCCGAGGCGCTGCGCCGCGCCCATGCGCCGTCATCCATGGACGATCTGACCGCCACGGCGCCTGCACGCGCACGCCTGGCTTATGACGAGCTGATGGCGCATCAGCTGACGCTGGCGCTGGCGCGGGCGGATCGTCGCAAGACCCGCGGGATCGTCACCAAAGGGACCGGGCGTTTGCAGTCCAAGGTGTTGAAAAGCCTGCCTTACAAGCCGACCGGCGCGCAGCTGCGTGCGATGGGCGAAATCGCCGAGGACATGGCCAAACCCGACAAGATGAACCGGCTTTTGCAGGGCGATGTCGGCGCCGGCAAGACGCTGGTGGCCTTCATGGCGCTGCTGGTCGCGGTCGAGGCGGGCGGGCAGGGCGTGATGATGGCGCCTACGGAAATCCTTGCGCGCCAGCATCTTGAAGGGCTGCAACCGCTGGCGGAATCGGCCGGTGTCGTGCTCGAGCTTTTGACCGGGCGCGACAAGGGCGCGGACCGCAAGGCCAAGCTGGCGGCGCTGGCGCGCGGCGACATCCAGATCCTGGTCGGCACCCATGCTGTGTTCCAGAAAGACGTTGAATTTCATGATCTTCGCCTGGCCATTGTCGATGAACAGCACCGCTTTGGCGTGCGGCAAAGGCTTGAACTGGGCAAAAAGGGGCAGGGCGCGGATGTTTTGGTGATGACCGCCACGCCGATCCCGCGCAGCCTGGCGCTGGCCCAATATGGTGACATGGATGTGTCGGTTCTGGATGAAAAGCCGCCCGGGCGGACGCCGGTAAAGACCGCGCTTGTCTCGACCGAGCGGATGGCCGAGGTGGTCGATCACCTGCGCGCCGCCATCGCCGAGGGCCGGCAGGCCTATTGGGTCTGCCCGCTGGTCGAGGAAAGCGAGGCCTCGGACCTGATCGCCGCCGAAGCGCGGTTCAAGCAATTGCGCGCCGCCCTTGGGGACGGCGTTGTCGGGCTGGTGCATGGCCAGATGCCGCATGACGTCAAGGACGCCGCCATGGCCGATTTCGTCGCCGGCAAGACCAGCGTGCTGGTGGCGACGACGGTGATCGAGGTTGGCGTGAACGTGCCCAATGCCTCGATCATGGTGGTCGAGCGGGCCGAGATTTTTGGCCTTGCGCAGCTGCACCAGCTGCGCGGGCGCGTCGGGCGCGGCGAGGCGGCTTCGACCTGTTTGCTGATGTATCAATCGCCCTTGTCCGAAGGTGGGCTGAAGCGTCTGACCACCCTGCGCGAAACCGATGACGGGTTCCGCATCGCCGAGGTTGATCTGGAAATGCGCGGGGCGGGGGACCTGATCGGCACCGCGCAATCAGGCCTGCCGCGGTTCCGCGTGGCGGATCTGGAACGGCAGGCGGCGTTGATGGCGGTGGCGCAAAGCGACGCGCGGCGCCTGCTGGCCGAAGACCCGGCGCTGGAAACCCCCCGCGGCAAGGCGGCGCGCCACCTTTTGTGGCTGATGCGCCAGGACGAGGCGATCCGCCTGATCGGTGTCGGCTGA
- a CDS encoding methyl-accepting chemotaxis protein — protein MQQPNNLSLPDAAQRLAKLTEDATGLGRETVDIGGFLHDLDDRCRSQIERLDHVKRNTGDLAATSAQMLEAVQRMAGAADDALERVRLSTGLLGETGEKSQALAEWVRAVHAQGPEVEDMLLAIQVSNSEISDISWQVKLLAVNAKIEAARAGHAGKGFSIVADAVNELSQKTTTAADAISGTVKKLSEWMGALHRGAESTSKTAEAVLNRSADADTALTNIESRVAELQGDAHELTKAASRAQQAVDSVAPAIEDIANSVTDVAAGVDQASTRCDSLVDGSESILQEVVALGGNGQDGPMITMVQDLAGRISEAFEKAVATGQIGMNQLFSSDYRPVPGSDPEQVLTPFTALTDAVLPDIQEPVLALDPRIVFCAAVDRNGYLPTHNTKFGQPQGDDPVWNAAHCRNRRIFDDRVGLKAGRSEQPFLLQVYRRDMGGGTFVMMKDLSAPIFVQGRHWGGLRLAYKF, from the coding sequence ATGCAGCAGCCCAATAATCTATCCCTTCCCGACGCCGCCCAGCGGCTGGCCAAACTGACCGAGGACGCCACCGGCCTTGGCCGGGAAACCGTTGATATCGGCGGGTTTCTGCACGATCTGGATGATCGCTGTCGCAGCCAGATCGAACGCCTGGACCACGTCAAACGCAACACCGGGGATCTTGCCGCAACCAGCGCCCAGATGCTTGAGGCGGTGCAGCGCATGGCGGGTGCGGCGGATGACGCGCTGGAACGGGTGCGCCTGTCGACCGGGTTGCTGGGCGAAACCGGTGAAAAATCGCAGGCCTTGGCCGAATGGGTCCGTGCGGTGCACGCCCAGGGCCCCGAGGTCGAGGATATGCTGCTGGCGATCCAGGTCTCGAATTCCGAGATTTCGGATATTTCCTGGCAGGTCAAACTGTTGGCCGTCAACGCCAAGATCGAAGCGGCGCGCGCCGGACACGCCGGCAAGGGGTTTTCCATCGTCGCCGATGCGGTCAACGAGCTTAGCCAAAAGACAACCACCGCCGCGGATGCAATCTCTGGCACGGTCAAGAAGCTGTCGGAATGGATGGGCGCGCTGCACCGCGGCGCCGAAAGCACGTCAAAAACCGCCGAGGCCGTGCTGAACCGCAGCGCCGATGCCGACACCGCCCTGACCAATATCGAATCCCGCGTGGCCGAGCTGCAGGGCGACGCGCACGAACTGACCAAGGCCGCCAGCCGCGCCCAACAGGCGGTGGATTCGGTGGCCCCCGCCATCGAGGACATTGCCAATTCGGTCACCGATGTGGCCGCAGGCGTCGACCAGGCCAGCACGCGCTGCGACAGTCTGGTGGACGGCTCGGAATCGATCTTGCAAGAGGTGGTCGCCCTTGGCGGCAACGGTCAGGACGGGCCGATGATCACCATGGTTCAGGACCTGGCCGGGCGCATCAGCGAAGCCTTTGAAAAGGCCGTTGCGACCGGACAGATAGGAATGAACCAGCTGTTCAGCAGCGACTATCGCCCCGTCCCGGGCAGTGATCCGGAACAGGTTCTGACCCCCTTTACAGCGCTGACCGACGCCGTTTTGCCGGACATCCAGGAACCCGTTTTGGCGCTGGATCCGCGCATCGTGTTCTGCGCGGCGGTCGACCGGAACGGCTATCTGCCGACGCATAACACAAAGTTCGGCCAGCCACAGGGCGATGACCCGGTCTGGAACGCCGCGCATTGCCGCAACAGGCGCATCTTTGACGACCGCGTCGGGTTGAAGGCGGGGCGCAGCGAACAGCCCTTTCTGCTTCAGGTCTATCGGCGCGACATGGGCGGCGGCACCTTTGTCATGATGAAGGACCTGTCGGCGCCAATTTTTGTCCAGGGGCGGCATTGGGGCGGGCTGCGATTGGCCTACAAGTTCTGA
- a CDS encoding iron-sulfur cluster assembly scaffold protein, which translates to MAETDLIKLYSSRILELAADIPHLERLEDPDATIKKRSPLCGSTVTVDIKMTDGRVSAFGQDVKACALGQAAASVVGSAILGCTEAQITQARDALRAMLKEDGPTPPAPFDGLEVLRPAAAYKNRHASILLSLDAACEASAKAREAHSA; encoded by the coding sequence ATGGCCGAAACAGACCTGATCAAGCTGTATTCCAGCCGCATATTGGAACTGGCGGCGGATATCCCGCATCTGGAACGACTTGAAGATCCGGACGCAACCATAAAGAAACGCTCGCCTCTTTGCGGATCGACCGTGACAGTCGACATCAAGATGACTGATGGGCGTGTCAGCGCATTTGGCCAGGACGTCAAGGCCTGCGCCCTGGGCCAGGCGGCTGCCTCGGTGGTCGGCTCGGCGATCCTTGGCTGCACCGAGGCGCAGATCACCCAGGCCCGCGACGCCCTGCGCGCCATGCTCAAAGAGGACGGGCCAACGCCGCCTGCGCCCTTTGACGGGCTCGAGGTGCTGCGCCCCGCCGCCGCCTACAAGAACCGCCATGCCTCGATCCTGCTGTCGCTCGACGCCGCCTGTGAAGCCAGCGCCAAGGCCCGCGAGGCGCACAGCGCTTAA
- the hisI gene encoding phosphoribosyl-AMP cyclohydrolase, with translation MSFDPSTLVYDANGLIPCIAQQEGTGEVLMMAWMNAESVARTLGTGRVTYWSRSRQAFWVKGESSGHVQELVDLRVDCDRDCLLAVVRQTGPACHTNRRSCFYTSVVGEETELMAPMV, from the coding sequence ATGTCCTTCGATCCTTCGACCTTGGTCTATGACGCAAACGGGCTGATCCCCTGCATCGCCCAGCAAGAGGGCACCGGCGAGGTGCTGATGATGGCCTGGATGAATGCCGAATCCGTGGCGCGGACGCTGGGGACCGGGCGGGTCACCTATTGGTCGCGCTCGCGGCAGGCGTTCTGGGTCAAGGGCGAAAGCTCGGGCCATGTGCAGGAACTGGTCGACTTGCGGGTCGATTGCGACCGCGATTGCCTGCTGGCGGTTGTGCGCCAGACCGGGCCCGCCTGCCACACCAACCGCCGGTCGTGTTTCTATACTTCGGTGGTCGGAGAAGAGACCGAGCTGATGGCGCCGATGGTCTAA
- the gluQRS gene encoding tRNA glutamyl-Q(34) synthetase GluQRS — MTFVTRFAPSPTGPLHLGHAYSALLAHDMARKAGGQFRLRIDDLDQSRSRPEWESQILDDLSWLGITWNGPVRRQSDHFDDYRQALENLAAKGAVYPCRCKRRDIEAAVSAPQEGVRQYGPDGLIYPGTCRHRPYADRQPGDALRLNLDKACGRQMPAFDETGPAHAGRHEVTAEFLKTRVGDPVLARPGMAASYHFAVVLDDASTGVTHVIRGEDLFEASYIQRFLQWELGLPSVQYHHHRLIRDDAGKRLAKRDDARAIAKYRADGATPQDIRQMVGL; from the coding sequence ATGACATTCGTTACGCGGTTTGCCCCTTCGCCCACCGGACCCTTGCATCTGGGCCACGCCTATTCCGCCTTGTTGGCGCATGACATGGCGCGCAAGGCCGGCGGGCAGTTCAGGCTGCGGATCGATGATCTGGATCAAAGCCGGTCGCGGCCCGAGTGGGAAAGCCAGATCCTGGACGATCTGAGCTGGCTTGGCATCACCTGGAATGGCCCGGTGCGCCGCCAGTCGGACCACTTTGACGACTACCGCCAAGCGCTTGAAAACCTTGCGGCCAAGGGCGCGGTCTATCCTTGCCGCTGCAAGCGCCGCGATATCGAGGCCGCGGTTTCCGCCCCGCAAGAGGGCGTGCGGCAATATGGCCCCGACGGGTTGATCTATCCCGGAACCTGCCGCCATCGGCCCTATGCCGACCGTCAGCCGGGCGATGCCTTGCGGCTGAACCTGGACAAGGCCTGCGGGCGGCAGATGCCCGCCTTTGACGAAACCGGCCCCGCCCACGCCGGGCGCCACGAGGTCACCGCCGAGTTCCTGAAAACCCGTGTCGGCGATCCCGTTCTGGCGCGCCCCGGGATGGCCGCATCGTACCATTTCGCCGTGGTTCTTGATGATGCCTCGACCGGGGTCACCCATGTGATCCGGGGCGAAGATCTGTTTGAAGCCAGCTACATACAGCGGTTTCTTCAATGGGAATTGGGGCTGCCGTCCGTGCAATACCATCATCACCGACTGATCCGCGACGATGCCGGCAAGCGACTTGCCAAACGCGACGACGCGCGTGCTATCGCCAAGTACCGCGCCGACGGCGCGACCCCCCAAGACATCCGCCAAATGGTCGGGCTTTAG